In one window of Orcinus orca chromosome 17, mOrcOrc1.1, whole genome shotgun sequence DNA:
- the YTHDF3 gene encoding YTH domain-containing family protein 3 isoform X9, with protein sequence MSATSVDQRPKGQGNKVSVQNGSIHQKDAVNDDDFEPYLSSQTNQNNSYPPMSDPYMPSYYAPSIGFPYSLGEAAWSTAGDQPMPYLTTYGQMSNGEHHYIPDGVFSQPGALGNTPPFLGQHGFNFFPGNADFSTWGTSGSQGQSTQSSAYSSSYGYPPSSLGRAITDGQAGFGNDTLSKVPGISSIEQGMTGLKIGGDLTAAVTKTVGTALSSSGMTSIAANSVPPVSSAAPKPTSWAAIARKPAKPQPKLKPKGSVGIGGSAVPPPPIKHNMNIGTWDEKGSVVKAPAAQPVLPPQTLVQQPQPLIQPPPLVQGQLPPPQPQPQPGAQPQAQPHQAQPQPQPQPLQNRWLAPRNRGAGFHQNSGGGGENFGLGVVPASASPSSVEVHPVLEKLKAINNYNPKDFDWNLKNGRVFIIKSYSEDDIHRSIKYSIWCSTEHGNKRLDAAYRSLNGKGPLYLLFSVNGSGHFCGVAEMKSVVDYNAYAGVWSQDKWKGKFEVKWIFVKDVPNNQLRHIRLENNDNKPVTNSRDTQEVPLEKAKQVLKIIATFKHTTSIFDDFAHYEKRQEEEEAMRRERNRNKQ encoded by the exons ATGTCAGCCACTAGCGTGGATCAG AGACCTAAAGGGCAAGGAAATAAAG TTTCAGTACAAAACGGTTCGATTCATCAAAAAGATGCTGTAAATGATGATGATTTTGAGCCATACTTGAGTAGCCAGACAAATCAG aataACAGCTATCCACCAATGTCAGATCCATACATGCCTAGTTACTATGCTCCATCCATTGGATTTCCATATTCTCTTGGGGAAGCAGCATGGTCCACAGCTGGAGACCAACCTATGCCATATCTGACAACCTATGGACAAATGAGTAATGGAGAACATCATTATATACCAGATGGTGTGTTTAGTCAACCTGGGGCATTAGGAAATACCCCTCCATTTCTTGGTCAACATGGATTTAACTTTTTTCCTGGTAATGCTGATTTCTCTACATGGGGGACAAGTGGATCTCAGGGACAATCAACACAAAGTTCTGCTTATAGTAGCAGTTACGGCTATCCACCTAGTTCTCTTGGGAGAGCTATTACTGATGGACAggctggatttggcaatgatacTTTGAGTAAGGTGCCTGGCATTAGCAGTATTGAGCAAGGCATGACTGGACTGAAAATTGGTGGTGACCTGACAGCCGCAGTGACAAAAACTGTAGGAACAGCTTTGAGCAGCAGTGGTATGACTAGCATTGCAGCCAATAGTGTGCCGCCCGTTAGCAGTGCAGCGCCTAAGCCAACCTCCTGGGCTGCCATTGCCAGAAAACCTGCCAAACCTCAACCGAAACTCAAACCCAAGGGCAGCGTGGGGATCGGGGGCTCCGCCGTGCCACCACCTCCTATAAAACACAACATGAATATTGGAACTTGGGATGAAAAGGGGTCAGTGGTAAAGGCTCCAGCAGCCCAACCAGTTCTGCCTCCTCAGACTCTAGTCCAGCAGCCTCAGCCGTTAATTCAGCCGCCACCATTGGTGCAAGGCCAGCTGCCCCCGCCGCAGCCGCAGCCACAGCCGGGAGCGCAGCCGCAGGCCCAGCCTCACCAAGCAcagccgcagccgcagccgcagccgcTGCAGAATCGCTGGCTCGCTCCTCGGAACAGGGGGGCGGGCTTCCACCAGAACAGTGGAGGGGGAGGTGAAAACTTTGGTTTAGGTGTTGTTCCTGCCAGTGCTTCACCTTCAAGTGTAGAAGTGCATCCAGTGCTGGAAAAGCTAAAGGCCATAAACAACTACAATCCCAAAGACTTTGACTGGAACCTGAAGAACGGACGGGTGTTTATAATTAAAAGCTATTCTGAGGATGACATTCACCGTTCCATTAAGTACTCTATCTGGTGTAGTACTGAGCATGGTAATAAGCGTTTGGATGCCGCTTACCGTTCCCTGAATGGGAAGGGCCCACTCTATTTGCTCTTCAGCGTGAATGGCAGTGGACATTTTTGTGGAGTGGCTGAGATGAAGTCTGTTGTGGACTATAACGCGTATGCCGGTGTCTGGTCTCAGGATAAGTGGAAGGGCAAATTTGAAGTTAAATGGATCTTTGTCAAAGATGTTCCCAATAACCAGTTACGGCATATTCGCTTAGAAAATAATGACAACAAACCAGTTACCAATTCAAGGGACACCCAAGAGGTACCCCTAGAAAAAGCTAAGCAAGTGCTTAAAATAATTGCTACTTTCAAGCACACCACCTCAATCTTTGATGACTTTGCACATTATGAAAAGCGTcaagaagaggaggaagccaTGCGTAGG gagagaaatagaaacaaacaataa
- the YTHDF3 gene encoding YTH domain-containing family protein 3 isoform X3 produces the protein MSATSVDQRPKGQGNKVSVQNGSIHQKDAVNDDDFEPYLSSQTNQGLRRLVFWHSTEMLQNNSYPPMSDPYMPSYYAPSIGFPYSLGEAAWSTAGDQPMPYLTTYGQMSNGEHHYIPDGVFSQPGALGNTPPFLGQHGFNFFPGNADFSTWGTSGSQGQSTQSSAYSSSYGYPPSSLGRAITDGQAGFGNDTLSKVPGISSIEQGMTGLKIGGDLTAAVTKTVGTALSSSGMTSIAANSVPPVSSAAPKPTSWAAIARKPAKPQPKLKPKGSVGIGGSAVPPPPIKHNMNIGTWDEKGSVVKAPAAQPVLPPQTLVQQPQPLIQPPPLVQGQLPPPQPQPQPGAQPQAQPHQAQPQPQPQPLQNRWLAPRNRGAGFHQNSGGGGENFGLGVVPASASPSSVEVHPVLEKLKAINNYNPKDFDWNLKNGRVFIIKSYSEDDIHRSIKYSIWCSTEHGNKRLDAAYRSLNGKGPLYLLFSVNGSGHFCGVAEMKSVVDYNAYAGVWSQDKWKGKFEVKWIFVKDVPNNQLRHIRLENNDNKPVTNSRDTQEVPLEKAKQVLKIIATFKHTTSIFDDFAHYEKRQEEEEAMRRASLVVQWLRIRLPMQGTRVPALVREDPTCRGATKPVHHNY, from the exons ATGTCAGCCACTAGCGTGGATCAG AGACCTAAAGGGCAAGGAAATAAAG TTTCAGTACAAAACGGTTCGATTCATCAAAAAGATGCTGTAAATGATGATGATTTTGAGCCATACTTGAGTAGCCAGACAAATCAG GGGCTTAGAAGATTGGTTTTTTGGCATTCCACAGAGATGCTTCAG aataACAGCTATCCACCAATGTCAGATCCATACATGCCTAGTTACTATGCTCCATCCATTGGATTTCCATATTCTCTTGGGGAAGCAGCATGGTCCACAGCTGGAGACCAACCTATGCCATATCTGACAACCTATGGACAAATGAGTAATGGAGAACATCATTATATACCAGATGGTGTGTTTAGTCAACCTGGGGCATTAGGAAATACCCCTCCATTTCTTGGTCAACATGGATTTAACTTTTTTCCTGGTAATGCTGATTTCTCTACATGGGGGACAAGTGGATCTCAGGGACAATCAACACAAAGTTCTGCTTATAGTAGCAGTTACGGCTATCCACCTAGTTCTCTTGGGAGAGCTATTACTGATGGACAggctggatttggcaatgatacTTTGAGTAAGGTGCCTGGCATTAGCAGTATTGAGCAAGGCATGACTGGACTGAAAATTGGTGGTGACCTGACAGCCGCAGTGACAAAAACTGTAGGAACAGCTTTGAGCAGCAGTGGTATGACTAGCATTGCAGCCAATAGTGTGCCGCCCGTTAGCAGTGCAGCGCCTAAGCCAACCTCCTGGGCTGCCATTGCCAGAAAACCTGCCAAACCTCAACCGAAACTCAAACCCAAGGGCAGCGTGGGGATCGGGGGCTCCGCCGTGCCACCACCTCCTATAAAACACAACATGAATATTGGAACTTGGGATGAAAAGGGGTCAGTGGTAAAGGCTCCAGCAGCCCAACCAGTTCTGCCTCCTCAGACTCTAGTCCAGCAGCCTCAGCCGTTAATTCAGCCGCCACCATTGGTGCAAGGCCAGCTGCCCCCGCCGCAGCCGCAGCCACAGCCGGGAGCGCAGCCGCAGGCCCAGCCTCACCAAGCAcagccgcagccgcagccgcagccgcTGCAGAATCGCTGGCTCGCTCCTCGGAACAGGGGGGCGGGCTTCCACCAGAACAGTGGAGGGGGAGGTGAAAACTTTGGTTTAGGTGTTGTTCCTGCCAGTGCTTCACCTTCAAGTGTAGAAGTGCATCCAGTGCTGGAAAAGCTAAAGGCCATAAACAACTACAATCCCAAAGACTTTGACTGGAACCTGAAGAACGGACGGGTGTTTATAATTAAAAGCTATTCTGAGGATGACATTCACCGTTCCATTAAGTACTCTATCTGGTGTAGTACTGAGCATGGTAATAAGCGTTTGGATGCCGCTTACCGTTCCCTGAATGGGAAGGGCCCACTCTATTTGCTCTTCAGCGTGAATGGCAGTGGACATTTTTGTGGAGTGGCTGAGATGAAGTCTGTTGTGGACTATAACGCGTATGCCGGTGTCTGGTCTCAGGATAAGTGGAAGGGCAAATTTGAAGTTAAATGGATCTTTGTCAAAGATGTTCCCAATAACCAGTTACGGCATATTCGCTTAGAAAATAATGACAACAAACCAGTTACCAATTCAAGGGACACCCAAGAGGTACCCCTAGAAAAAGCTAAGCAAGTGCTTAAAATAATTGCTACTTTCAAGCACACCACCTCAATCTTTGATGACTTTGCACATTATGAAAAGCGTcaagaagaggaggaagccaTGCGTAGG
- the YTHDF3 gene encoding YTH domain-containing family protein 3 isoform X6 produces MSATSVDQRPKGQGNKVSVQNGSIHQKDAVNDDDFEPYLSSQTNQNNSYPPMSDPYMPSYYAPSIGFPYSLGEAAWSTAGDQPMPYLTTYGQMSNGEHHYIPDGVFSQPGALGNTPPFLGQHGFNFFPGNADFSTWGTSGSQGQSTQSSAYSSSYGYPPSSLGRAITDGQAGFGNDTLSKVPGISSIEQGMTGLKIGGDLTAAVTKTVGTALSSSGMTSIAANSVPPVSSAAPKPTSWAAIARKPAKPQPKLKPKGSVGIGGSAVPPPPIKHNMNIGTWDEKGSVVKAPAAQPVLPPQTLVQQPQPLIQPPPLVQGQLPPPQPQPQPGAQPQAQPHQAQPQPQPQPLQNRWLAPRNRGAGFHQNSGGGGENFGLGVVPASASPSSVEVHPVLEKLKAINNYNPKDFDWNLKNGRVFIIKSYSEDDIHRSIKYSIWCSTEHGNKRLDAAYRSLNGKGPLYLLFSVNGSGHFCGVAEMKSVVDYNAYAGVWSQDKWKGKFEVKWIFVKDVPNNQLRHIRLENNDNKPVTNSRDTQEVPLEKAKQVLKIIATFKHTTSIFDDFAHYEKRQEEEEAMRRASLVVQWLRIRLPMQGTRVPALVREDPTCRGATKPVHHNY; encoded by the exons ATGTCAGCCACTAGCGTGGATCAG AGACCTAAAGGGCAAGGAAATAAAG TTTCAGTACAAAACGGTTCGATTCATCAAAAAGATGCTGTAAATGATGATGATTTTGAGCCATACTTGAGTAGCCAGACAAATCAG aataACAGCTATCCACCAATGTCAGATCCATACATGCCTAGTTACTATGCTCCATCCATTGGATTTCCATATTCTCTTGGGGAAGCAGCATGGTCCACAGCTGGAGACCAACCTATGCCATATCTGACAACCTATGGACAAATGAGTAATGGAGAACATCATTATATACCAGATGGTGTGTTTAGTCAACCTGGGGCATTAGGAAATACCCCTCCATTTCTTGGTCAACATGGATTTAACTTTTTTCCTGGTAATGCTGATTTCTCTACATGGGGGACAAGTGGATCTCAGGGACAATCAACACAAAGTTCTGCTTATAGTAGCAGTTACGGCTATCCACCTAGTTCTCTTGGGAGAGCTATTACTGATGGACAggctggatttggcaatgatacTTTGAGTAAGGTGCCTGGCATTAGCAGTATTGAGCAAGGCATGACTGGACTGAAAATTGGTGGTGACCTGACAGCCGCAGTGACAAAAACTGTAGGAACAGCTTTGAGCAGCAGTGGTATGACTAGCATTGCAGCCAATAGTGTGCCGCCCGTTAGCAGTGCAGCGCCTAAGCCAACCTCCTGGGCTGCCATTGCCAGAAAACCTGCCAAACCTCAACCGAAACTCAAACCCAAGGGCAGCGTGGGGATCGGGGGCTCCGCCGTGCCACCACCTCCTATAAAACACAACATGAATATTGGAACTTGGGATGAAAAGGGGTCAGTGGTAAAGGCTCCAGCAGCCCAACCAGTTCTGCCTCCTCAGACTCTAGTCCAGCAGCCTCAGCCGTTAATTCAGCCGCCACCATTGGTGCAAGGCCAGCTGCCCCCGCCGCAGCCGCAGCCACAGCCGGGAGCGCAGCCGCAGGCCCAGCCTCACCAAGCAcagccgcagccgcagccgcagccgcTGCAGAATCGCTGGCTCGCTCCTCGGAACAGGGGGGCGGGCTTCCACCAGAACAGTGGAGGGGGAGGTGAAAACTTTGGTTTAGGTGTTGTTCCTGCCAGTGCTTCACCTTCAAGTGTAGAAGTGCATCCAGTGCTGGAAAAGCTAAAGGCCATAAACAACTACAATCCCAAAGACTTTGACTGGAACCTGAAGAACGGACGGGTGTTTATAATTAAAAGCTATTCTGAGGATGACATTCACCGTTCCATTAAGTACTCTATCTGGTGTAGTACTGAGCATGGTAATAAGCGTTTGGATGCCGCTTACCGTTCCCTGAATGGGAAGGGCCCACTCTATTTGCTCTTCAGCGTGAATGGCAGTGGACATTTTTGTGGAGTGGCTGAGATGAAGTCTGTTGTGGACTATAACGCGTATGCCGGTGTCTGGTCTCAGGATAAGTGGAAGGGCAAATTTGAAGTTAAATGGATCTTTGTCAAAGATGTTCCCAATAACCAGTTACGGCATATTCGCTTAGAAAATAATGACAACAAACCAGTTACCAATTCAAGGGACACCCAAGAGGTACCCCTAGAAAAAGCTAAGCAAGTGCTTAAAATAATTGCTACTTTCAAGCACACCACCTCAATCTTTGATGACTTTGCACATTATGAAAAGCGTcaagaagaggaggaagccaTGCGTAGG
- the YTHDF3 gene encoding YTH domain-containing family protein 3 isoform X5 produces MEDVRPKGQGNKVSVQNGSIHQKDAVNDDDFEPYLSSQTNQNNSYPPMSDPYMPSYYAPSIGFPYSLGEAAWSTAGDQPMPYLTTYGQMSNGEHHYIPDGVFSQPGALGNTPPFLGQHGFNFFPGNADFSTWGTSGSQGQSTQSSAYSSSYGYPPSSLGRAITDGQAGFGNDTLSKVPGISSIEQGMTGLKIGGDLTAAVTKTVGTALSSSGMTSIAANSVPPVSSAAPKPTSWAAIARKPAKPQPKLKPKGSVGIGGSAVPPPPIKHNMNIGTWDEKGSVVKAPAAQPVLPPQTLVQQPQPLIQPPPLVQGQLPPPQPQPQPGAQPQAQPHQAQPQPQPQPLQNRWLAPRNRGAGFHQNSGGGGENFGLGVVPASASPSSVEVHPVLEKLKAINNYNPKDFDWNLKNGRVFIIKSYSEDDIHRSIKYSIWCSTEHGNKRLDAAYRSLNGKGPLYLLFSVNGSGHFCGVAEMKSVVDYNAYAGVWSQDKWKGKFEVKWIFVKDVPNNQLRHIRLENNDNKPVTNSRDTQEVPLEKAKQVLKIIATFKHTTSIFDDFAHYEKRQEEEEAMRRASLVVQWLRIRLPMQGTRVPALVREDPTCRGATKPVHHNY; encoded by the exons ATGGAGGATGTG AGACCTAAAGGGCAAGGAAATAAAG TTTCAGTACAAAACGGTTCGATTCATCAAAAAGATGCTGTAAATGATGATGATTTTGAGCCATACTTGAGTAGCCAGACAAATCAG aataACAGCTATCCACCAATGTCAGATCCATACATGCCTAGTTACTATGCTCCATCCATTGGATTTCCATATTCTCTTGGGGAAGCAGCATGGTCCACAGCTGGAGACCAACCTATGCCATATCTGACAACCTATGGACAAATGAGTAATGGAGAACATCATTATATACCAGATGGTGTGTTTAGTCAACCTGGGGCATTAGGAAATACCCCTCCATTTCTTGGTCAACATGGATTTAACTTTTTTCCTGGTAATGCTGATTTCTCTACATGGGGGACAAGTGGATCTCAGGGACAATCAACACAAAGTTCTGCTTATAGTAGCAGTTACGGCTATCCACCTAGTTCTCTTGGGAGAGCTATTACTGATGGACAggctggatttggcaatgatacTTTGAGTAAGGTGCCTGGCATTAGCAGTATTGAGCAAGGCATGACTGGACTGAAAATTGGTGGTGACCTGACAGCCGCAGTGACAAAAACTGTAGGAACAGCTTTGAGCAGCAGTGGTATGACTAGCATTGCAGCCAATAGTGTGCCGCCCGTTAGCAGTGCAGCGCCTAAGCCAACCTCCTGGGCTGCCATTGCCAGAAAACCTGCCAAACCTCAACCGAAACTCAAACCCAAGGGCAGCGTGGGGATCGGGGGCTCCGCCGTGCCACCACCTCCTATAAAACACAACATGAATATTGGAACTTGGGATGAAAAGGGGTCAGTGGTAAAGGCTCCAGCAGCCCAACCAGTTCTGCCTCCTCAGACTCTAGTCCAGCAGCCTCAGCCGTTAATTCAGCCGCCACCATTGGTGCAAGGCCAGCTGCCCCCGCCGCAGCCGCAGCCACAGCCGGGAGCGCAGCCGCAGGCCCAGCCTCACCAAGCAcagccgcagccgcagccgcagccgcTGCAGAATCGCTGGCTCGCTCCTCGGAACAGGGGGGCGGGCTTCCACCAGAACAGTGGAGGGGGAGGTGAAAACTTTGGTTTAGGTGTTGTTCCTGCCAGTGCTTCACCTTCAAGTGTAGAAGTGCATCCAGTGCTGGAAAAGCTAAAGGCCATAAACAACTACAATCCCAAAGACTTTGACTGGAACCTGAAGAACGGACGGGTGTTTATAATTAAAAGCTATTCTGAGGATGACATTCACCGTTCCATTAAGTACTCTATCTGGTGTAGTACTGAGCATGGTAATAAGCGTTTGGATGCCGCTTACCGTTCCCTGAATGGGAAGGGCCCACTCTATTTGCTCTTCAGCGTGAATGGCAGTGGACATTTTTGTGGAGTGGCTGAGATGAAGTCTGTTGTGGACTATAACGCGTATGCCGGTGTCTGGTCTCAGGATAAGTGGAAGGGCAAATTTGAAGTTAAATGGATCTTTGTCAAAGATGTTCCCAATAACCAGTTACGGCATATTCGCTTAGAAAATAATGACAACAAACCAGTTACCAATTCAAGGGACACCCAAGAGGTACCCCTAGAAAAAGCTAAGCAAGTGCTTAAAATAATTGCTACTTTCAAGCACACCACCTCAATCTTTGATGACTTTGCACATTATGAAAAGCGTcaagaagaggaggaagccaTGCGTAGG
- the YTHDF3 gene encoding YTH domain-containing family protein 3 isoform X2: MEDVRPKGQGNKVSVQNGSIHQKDAVNDDDFEPYLSSQTNQGLRRLVFWHSTEMLQNNSYPPMSDPYMPSYYAPSIGFPYSLGEAAWSTAGDQPMPYLTTYGQMSNGEHHYIPDGVFSQPGALGNTPPFLGQHGFNFFPGNADFSTWGTSGSQGQSTQSSAYSSSYGYPPSSLGRAITDGQAGFGNDTLSKVPGISSIEQGMTGLKIGGDLTAAVTKTVGTALSSSGMTSIAANSVPPVSSAAPKPTSWAAIARKPAKPQPKLKPKGSVGIGGSAVPPPPIKHNMNIGTWDEKGSVVKAPAAQPVLPPQTLVQQPQPLIQPPPLVQGQLPPPQPQPQPGAQPQAQPHQAQPQPQPQPLQNRWLAPRNRGAGFHQNSGGGGENFGLGVVPASASPSSVEVHPVLEKLKAINNYNPKDFDWNLKNGRVFIIKSYSEDDIHRSIKYSIWCSTEHGNKRLDAAYRSLNGKGPLYLLFSVNGSGHFCGVAEMKSVVDYNAYAGVWSQDKWKGKFEVKWIFVKDVPNNQLRHIRLENNDNKPVTNSRDTQEVPLEKAKQVLKIIATFKHTTSIFDDFAHYEKRQEEEEAMRRASLVVQWLRIRLPMQGTRVPALVREDPTCRGATKPVHHNY, from the exons ATGGAGGATGTG AGACCTAAAGGGCAAGGAAATAAAG TTTCAGTACAAAACGGTTCGATTCATCAAAAAGATGCTGTAAATGATGATGATTTTGAGCCATACTTGAGTAGCCAGACAAATCAG GGGCTTAGAAGATTGGTTTTTTGGCATTCCACAGAGATGCTTCAG aataACAGCTATCCACCAATGTCAGATCCATACATGCCTAGTTACTATGCTCCATCCATTGGATTTCCATATTCTCTTGGGGAAGCAGCATGGTCCACAGCTGGAGACCAACCTATGCCATATCTGACAACCTATGGACAAATGAGTAATGGAGAACATCATTATATACCAGATGGTGTGTTTAGTCAACCTGGGGCATTAGGAAATACCCCTCCATTTCTTGGTCAACATGGATTTAACTTTTTTCCTGGTAATGCTGATTTCTCTACATGGGGGACAAGTGGATCTCAGGGACAATCAACACAAAGTTCTGCTTATAGTAGCAGTTACGGCTATCCACCTAGTTCTCTTGGGAGAGCTATTACTGATGGACAggctggatttggcaatgatacTTTGAGTAAGGTGCCTGGCATTAGCAGTATTGAGCAAGGCATGACTGGACTGAAAATTGGTGGTGACCTGACAGCCGCAGTGACAAAAACTGTAGGAACAGCTTTGAGCAGCAGTGGTATGACTAGCATTGCAGCCAATAGTGTGCCGCCCGTTAGCAGTGCAGCGCCTAAGCCAACCTCCTGGGCTGCCATTGCCAGAAAACCTGCCAAACCTCAACCGAAACTCAAACCCAAGGGCAGCGTGGGGATCGGGGGCTCCGCCGTGCCACCACCTCCTATAAAACACAACATGAATATTGGAACTTGGGATGAAAAGGGGTCAGTGGTAAAGGCTCCAGCAGCCCAACCAGTTCTGCCTCCTCAGACTCTAGTCCAGCAGCCTCAGCCGTTAATTCAGCCGCCACCATTGGTGCAAGGCCAGCTGCCCCCGCCGCAGCCGCAGCCACAGCCGGGAGCGCAGCCGCAGGCCCAGCCTCACCAAGCAcagccgcagccgcagccgcagccgcTGCAGAATCGCTGGCTCGCTCCTCGGAACAGGGGGGCGGGCTTCCACCAGAACAGTGGAGGGGGAGGTGAAAACTTTGGTTTAGGTGTTGTTCCTGCCAGTGCTTCACCTTCAAGTGTAGAAGTGCATCCAGTGCTGGAAAAGCTAAAGGCCATAAACAACTACAATCCCAAAGACTTTGACTGGAACCTGAAGAACGGACGGGTGTTTATAATTAAAAGCTATTCTGAGGATGACATTCACCGTTCCATTAAGTACTCTATCTGGTGTAGTACTGAGCATGGTAATAAGCGTTTGGATGCCGCTTACCGTTCCCTGAATGGGAAGGGCCCACTCTATTTGCTCTTCAGCGTGAATGGCAGTGGACATTTTTGTGGAGTGGCTGAGATGAAGTCTGTTGTGGACTATAACGCGTATGCCGGTGTCTGGTCTCAGGATAAGTGGAAGGGCAAATTTGAAGTTAAATGGATCTTTGTCAAAGATGTTCCCAATAACCAGTTACGGCATATTCGCTTAGAAAATAATGACAACAAACCAGTTACCAATTCAAGGGACACCCAAGAGGTACCCCTAGAAAAAGCTAAGCAAGTGCTTAAAATAATTGCTACTTTCAAGCACACCACCTCAATCTTTGATGACTTTGCACATTATGAAAAGCGTcaagaagaggaggaagccaTGCGTAGG
- the YTHDF3 gene encoding YTH domain-containing family protein 3 isoform X7: protein MFYLDLTLLHRAEETGEESFSVQNGSIHQKDAVNDDDFEPYLSSQTNQGLRRLVFWHSTEMLQNNSYPPMSDPYMPSYYAPSIGFPYSLGEAAWSTAGDQPMPYLTTYGQMSNGEHHYIPDGVFSQPGALGNTPPFLGQHGFNFFPGNADFSTWGTSGSQGQSTQSSAYSSSYGYPPSSLGRAITDGQAGFGNDTLSKVPGISSIEQGMTGLKIGGDLTAAVTKTVGTALSSSGMTSIAANSVPPVSSAAPKPTSWAAIARKPAKPQPKLKPKGSVGIGGSAVPPPPIKHNMNIGTWDEKGSVVKAPAAQPVLPPQTLVQQPQPLIQPPPLVQGQLPPPQPQPQPGAQPQAQPHQAQPQPQPQPLQNRWLAPRNRGAGFHQNSGGGGENFGLGVVPASASPSSVEVHPVLEKLKAINNYNPKDFDWNLKNGRVFIIKSYSEDDIHRSIKYSIWCSTEHGNKRLDAAYRSLNGKGPLYLLFSVNGSGHFCGVAEMKSVVDYNAYAGVWSQDKWKGKFEVKWIFVKDVPNNQLRHIRLENNDNKPVTNSRDTQEVPLEKAKQVLKIIATFKHTTSIFDDFAHYEKRQEEEEAMRRERNRNKQ from the exons ATGTTCTATCTTGATTTGACTCTGCTTCATAGAGCAGAGGAAACAGGCGAAGAATCAT TTTCAGTACAAAACGGTTCGATTCATCAAAAAGATGCTGTAAATGATGATGATTTTGAGCCATACTTGAGTAGCCAGACAAATCAG GGGCTTAGAAGATTGGTTTTTTGGCATTCCACAGAGATGCTTCAG aataACAGCTATCCACCAATGTCAGATCCATACATGCCTAGTTACTATGCTCCATCCATTGGATTTCCATATTCTCTTGGGGAAGCAGCATGGTCCACAGCTGGAGACCAACCTATGCCATATCTGACAACCTATGGACAAATGAGTAATGGAGAACATCATTATATACCAGATGGTGTGTTTAGTCAACCTGGGGCATTAGGAAATACCCCTCCATTTCTTGGTCAACATGGATTTAACTTTTTTCCTGGTAATGCTGATTTCTCTACATGGGGGACAAGTGGATCTCAGGGACAATCAACACAAAGTTCTGCTTATAGTAGCAGTTACGGCTATCCACCTAGTTCTCTTGGGAGAGCTATTACTGATGGACAggctggatttggcaatgatacTTTGAGTAAGGTGCCTGGCATTAGCAGTATTGAGCAAGGCATGACTGGACTGAAAATTGGTGGTGACCTGACAGCCGCAGTGACAAAAACTGTAGGAACAGCTTTGAGCAGCAGTGGTATGACTAGCATTGCAGCCAATAGTGTGCCGCCCGTTAGCAGTGCAGCGCCTAAGCCAACCTCCTGGGCTGCCATTGCCAGAAAACCTGCCAAACCTCAACCGAAACTCAAACCCAAGGGCAGCGTGGGGATCGGGGGCTCCGCCGTGCCACCACCTCCTATAAAACACAACATGAATATTGGAACTTGGGATGAAAAGGGGTCAGTGGTAAAGGCTCCAGCAGCCCAACCAGTTCTGCCTCCTCAGACTCTAGTCCAGCAGCCTCAGCCGTTAATTCAGCCGCCACCATTGGTGCAAGGCCAGCTGCCCCCGCCGCAGCCGCAGCCACAGCCGGGAGCGCAGCCGCAGGCCCAGCCTCACCAAGCAcagccgcagccgcagccgcagccgcTGCAGAATCGCTGGCTCGCTCCTCGGAACAGGGGGGCGGGCTTCCACCAGAACAGTGGAGGGGGAGGTGAAAACTTTGGTTTAGGTGTTGTTCCTGCCAGTGCTTCACCTTCAAGTGTAGAAGTGCATCCAGTGCTGGAAAAGCTAAAGGCCATAAACAACTACAATCCCAAAGACTTTGACTGGAACCTGAAGAACGGACGGGTGTTTATAATTAAAAGCTATTCTGAGGATGACATTCACCGTTCCATTAAGTACTCTATCTGGTGTAGTACTGAGCATGGTAATAAGCGTTTGGATGCCGCTTACCGTTCCCTGAATGGGAAGGGCCCACTCTATTTGCTCTTCAGCGTGAATGGCAGTGGACATTTTTGTGGAGTGGCTGAGATGAAGTCTGTTGTGGACTATAACGCGTATGCCGGTGTCTGGTCTCAGGATAAGTGGAAGGGCAAATTTGAAGTTAAATGGATCTTTGTCAAAGATGTTCCCAATAACCAGTTACGGCATATTCGCTTAGAAAATAATGACAACAAACCAGTTACCAATTCAAGGGACACCCAAGAGGTACCCCTAGAAAAAGCTAAGCAAGTGCTTAAAATAATTGCTACTTTCAAGCACACCACCTCAATCTTTGATGACTTTGCACATTATGAAAAGCGTcaagaagaggaggaagccaTGCGTAGG gagagaaatagaaacaaacaataa